Proteins from one Methanococcus maripaludis C5 genomic window:
- a CDS encoding Rrf2 family transcriptional regulator, with the protein MKIDGLTERILTLLEKYSTTREIAAAMETHPKNIDRYIRVLRDLGFVETKKGKTGGVFLTNEGRYVLKKKNINLITIKVQVVAEDKIGLLASISSRISEINGNILSTTLEKEGNKVRVWLVIENLEFNDLKDNLKDIADKVVLL; encoded by the coding sequence ATGAAGATCGACGGGCTAACTGAGAGAATACTTACGCTACTTGAAAAATACAGCACTACTAGAGAAATTGCGGCCGCCATGGAAACCCACCCTAAAAATATTGATAGATACATCCGGGTTTTGAGGGATCTTGGGTTTGTCGAAACAAAAAAGGGAAAAACGGGCGGTGTTTTTTTAACAAACGAAGGAAGATACGTTTTAAAGAAAAAAAATATAAATTTAATTACTATCAAAGTTCAGGTGGTCGCTGAAGATAAAATAGGGCTGTTGGCAAGTATATCTTCTAGAATTTCTGAAATAAATGGGAATATTTTATCAACTACGCTTGAAAAAGAAGGAAATAAGGTAAGAGTCTGGTTAGTCATCGAAAATCTTGAATTTAATGATTTAAAAGATAATTTAAAAGATATAGCTGATAAAGTGGTGCTTTTATGA
- a CDS encoding 2-isopropylmalate synthase gives MESYLDSNEIIKNSLKSMKLPEKVRVFDTTLRDGEQTPGVSLMPNQKIDIAKHLSEIGVDAIEAGFPVSSEGEQESIKKITSMGLDAEICGLTRAVKKDIDIAIDCGVDSIHTFIATSPLHREYKLKMSKEKIIDTAIEAIEYIKERGVIVEFSAEDATRTELDYLKEVYKKAVEAGADRINVPDTVGVMVPNSMNYLISELKKDIKVPLSVHCHNDFGIAVSNSVAAVEAGAEQVHCTVNGLGERAGNASLEETVMTLNMVYGIETNVDTKMLTKLSRIVSNYTGIKTQPNKAIVGENSFAHESGIHAHGVLAHALTYEPIDPAIVGNKRRIVLGKHSGAHAIKSKLSEIGVEIGDNLSKEQFCDIVERVKAIGDKGKIVTDADVMAITEDITQRTLKSERIVDLEQFAVITGNNVLPTASVALKVRDKIYKTSELGVGPVDAALKAIQAAVGENVRLNEYNISAISGGTDAIAEVTVRLENHEKEVIAKATGDDVVKASVEAVIDGINKLMG, from the coding sequence ATGGAATCTTATTTGGATAGTAACGAAATTATTAAAAACTCCCTAAAATCTATGAAACTGCCCGAAAAGGTGCGCGTATTTGATACTACGCTACGGGATGGGGAACAGACCCCCGGAGTTTCCCTAATGCCTAACCAAAAAATAGATATTGCAAAACATTTAAGCGAAATTGGCGTTGATGCAATAGAAGCCGGTTTTCCAGTATCTTCCGAAGGCGAACAGGAATCCATTAAAAAAATAACTTCTATGGGGCTCGATGCAGAAATCTGCGGACTTACAAGAGCTGTTAAAAAAGATATTGATATTGCAATTGATTGTGGTGTTGACAGTATCCACACATTTATTGCAACATCCCCACTACACAGGGAATACAAGCTAAAAATGAGTAAAGAAAAGATTATCGATACTGCAATCGAAGCTATCGAATACATCAAGGAACGCGGAGTAATTGTAGAATTCTCAGCAGAAGATGCTACAAGAACTGAACTCGATTATTTAAAAGAAGTTTACAAAAAAGCAGTTGAAGCCGGGGCAGACAGGATAAATGTTCCAGACACAGTTGGAGTTATGGTTCCAAATTCAATGAATTACTTGATTTCTGAACTTAAGAAAGATATTAAAGTTCCTTTATCAGTACACTGCCACAATGACTTTGGAATTGCTGTTTCAAACTCAGTTGCAGCAGTTGAAGCTGGTGCTGAACAGGTTCACTGTACTGTAAATGGACTTGGTGAAAGAGCAGGAAATGCATCATTAGAAGAAACCGTGATGACATTGAACATGGTTTACGGAATAGAAACTAATGTCGATACAAAAATGCTCACAAAACTCTCAAGAATCGTTTCAAATTACACAGGAATTAAAACACAACCTAACAAAGCAATCGTTGGCGAAAATTCATTTGCTCACGAAAGTGGAATTCACGCACACGGTGTTTTAGCACATGCCCTAACATATGAACCAATTGATCCTGCAATTGTTGGTAATAAGCGTAGAATTGTTCTTGGAAAACATAGCGGTGCTCACGCGATAAAATCAAAGCTTTCAGAAATCGGTGTTGAAATTGGAGATAATCTTTCAAAAGAACAGTTTTGCGACATTGTTGAACGGGTAAAAGCAATTGGGGATAAAGGAAAAATTGTAACCGACGCAGATGTAATGGCAATTACTGAAGATATTACTCAGAGAACTTTAAAATCTGAAAGAATCGTTGATTTAGAGCAGTTTGCAGTAATTACCGGAAACAACGTACTTCCAACTGCAAGCGTTGCATTGAAAGTAAGAGATAAAATTTATAAAACATCTGAACTAGGGGTTGGTCCTGTCGATGCAGCATTAAAAGCAATTCAGGCTGCAGTTGGCGAAAACGTCAGATTAAATGAATACAACATCAGTGCAATTTCGGGTGGAACTGACGCTATTGCAGAAGTTACCGTTAGACTTGAAAATCATGAAAAAGAAGTTATTGCAAAAGCTACTGGCGATGACGTTGTTAAAGCATCAGTGGAAGCAGTTATTGATGGAATAAACAAACTTATGGGTTAA
- the moaC gene encoding cyclic pyranopterin monophosphate synthase MoaC has protein sequence MLTHVDENGVKMVDVSKKKDVERICTAIGFIKLKKSTIEKITKKELIKGDVLTTAQVAGVMAVKNTSNIIPMCHPLPIESIKVNFEIFDDKIKAEARVKATYKTGIEMESLTGVSVALLTIWDMVKAIEKDEFGQYPDTQIYGIEVVEKIKKE, from the coding sequence GTGCTTACACATGTTGATGAAAATGGCGTAAAAATGGTCGATGTTTCCAAAAAAAAGGACGTTGAACGAATTTGTACTGCAATTGGGTTTATAAAACTTAAAAAATCGACTATTGAAAAAATTACCAAAAAAGAACTCATTAAAGGAGATGTTTTAACTACTGCGCAAGTTGCAGGAGTTATGGCGGTTAAAAACACTTCGAATATCATTCCGATGTGCCACCCACTTCCGATTGAATCTATAAAAGTTAATTTTGAGATTTTTGATGATAAAATAAAAGCAGAAGCAAGGGTAAAAGCTACATACAAAACAGGAATCGAGATGGAAAGTTTAACTGGAGTTTCTGTTGCACTTTTAACGATTTGGGACATGGTAAAGGCAATTGAAAAAGATGAATTTGGACAATATCCGGACACCCAAATTTACGGAATAGAAGTTGTTGAAAAAATTAAAAAAGAGTAA
- the cyaB gene encoding class IV adenylate cyclase: MIEVEIKVSLMDEDSEKILEKLKSLGFEKNETKEQIDKYFNGIDRDFQITDEALRIRKSLNLDTNEGTVYVTYKGKKLDNISKTREEIELEISEMDPMYKIFEKLGFKPVDPVRKVREIYRKDDLEVSFDNVDYVGNYLEIEKVVDDDSKREQALEELLNLLKSLNISTDKLEKRSYLELRRGNCGK, from the coding sequence ATGATCGAAGTAGAGATAAAAGTTAGTTTAATGGACGAAGATTCTGAAAAAATACTCGAAAAACTAAAAAGTCTAGGTTTTGAAAAAAACGAAACAAAAGAACAAATTGATAAATATTTTAACGGAATAGATCGCGATTTTCAAATAACCGATGAAGCTTTAAGAATAAGAAAATCCCTAAATCTCGATACAAACGAAGGAACTGTATATGTTACCTACAAAGGAAAAAAATTAGACAATATTTCAAAAACAAGAGAAGAAATTGAATTAGAAATTTCGGAAATGGATCCAATGTACAAAATTTTTGAAAAGTTAGGATTTAAACCCGTCGATCCAGTTCGAAAGGTAAGGGAGATTTACAGAAAAGATGATCTCGAAGTTTCATTTGATAATGTGGATTATGTTGGAAACTATCTTGAAATTGAAAAAGTTGTGGACGACGATTCAAAACGCGAACAGGCTCTTGAAGAACTTCTAAATTTACTGAAAAGTTTAAATATCAGTACTGATAAATTAGAAAAGAGATCTTATTTAGAATTGCGGAGAGGAAACTGTGGAAAATAG